One window of the Bacteroidales bacterium genome contains the following:
- a CDS encoding Nramp family divalent metal transporter codes for MFKFLSKIDPVGHKPRLGAEDIFKYIGPGLLVTVGFIDPGNWASNLAAGADYGYTLLWMVTLSTFMLIILQHNVAHLGIATGLCLSEATSTYLQPKYARTLLGTAMLASISTSLAEILGGAIALNMLFGIPIRAGALLVLIFVVVMLFTNSYKMIEKWIIAFVSIIGLSFVYELSLVNIDWNHAIQSWVTPSFPEGSMIVIMSVLGAVVMPHNLFLHSEIIQSRQWNLYDDKVIKKQLKFEFFDTLFSMLVGWAINSAMILLAAATFHKNQVHVTELQQANQLLFPLLGSNAVVVFAVALLFAGVASTITSGMAAGTIFAGIFKEPYDIKDNHSRLGVAISLIVAFLIILFISNPFNGLIISQMVLSIQLPITIFLQVKLTSSEKVMGKYKNTHFMRILIYSIGIVVTILNIMLFISLIS; via the coding sequence ATGTTCAAGTTCTTATCTAAAATTGACCCTGTTGGTCACAAACCTCGGCTTGGTGCTGAGGATATTTTTAAATATATAGGACCGGGTTTGCTGGTTACCGTTGGTTTTATTGATCCTGGCAATTGGGCGTCAAATCTTGCAGCTGGGGCTGATTATGGGTATACACTATTATGGATGGTTACCCTATCAACTTTTATGCTGATTATACTTCAGCATAACGTAGCACATCTTGGAATTGCAACGGGACTATGCCTTTCCGAGGCTACAAGTACCTATTTACAGCCTAAGTATGCAAGAACTTTGCTTGGAACGGCTATGTTGGCCTCAATATCTACTTCGCTTGCTGAAATTCTAGGAGGGGCTATTGCTCTTAATATGCTCTTTGGTATACCAATAAGAGCAGGAGCGTTACTAGTTTTGATTTTTGTTGTCGTTATGCTTTTCACAAATTCATATAAAATGATAGAAAAGTGGATAATTGCTTTTGTTTCTATCATAGGTTTGTCATTTGTTTACGAACTTTCTTTAGTTAACATAGATTGGAATCATGCCATTCAATCATGGGTCACCCCTTCCTTCCCCGAAGGCTCAATGATTGTTATTATGAGCGTACTTGGTGCTGTTGTTATGCCCCATAATCTTTTCCTCCACTCAGAGATAATACAGAGTAGGCAATGGAATCTTTACGATGATAAGGTTATTAAAAAACAACTCAAATTCGAATTTTTTGATACTCTTTTCTCAATGTTAGTTGGTTGGGCTATAAATAGCGCAATGATTCTTCTTGCTGCTGCAACATTTCACAAAAATCAGGTTCATGTTACCGAACTTCAGCAAGCCAATCAATTATTATTCCCTTTATTAGGATCAAATGCTGTTGTTGTATTTGCAGTCGCACTCCTATTCGCTGGGGTTGCCTCAACAATTACTTCTGGAATGGCAGCAGGAACAATATTTGCCGGAATATTTAAAGAACCTTATGATATTAAGGATAACCATTCAAGACTAGGTGTTGCAATATCGCTTATAGTCGCATTTCTAATCATTCTATTTATATCAAATCCTTTTAATGGGCTAATAATATCCCAGATGGTATTAAGCATACAACTACCTATAACAATATTTTTACAAGTAAAACTTACATCTTCAGAAAAGGTGATGGGAAAATATAAGAATACTCATTTTATGCGCATACTTATTTATTCTATAGGAATTGTTGTTACGATATTAAATATAATGCTATTCATCAGTCTCATCAGTTAA
- a CDS encoding SPFH domain-containing protein → MYTPFIFIAAGVILLLSGFVTVKQGYVAVVTVFGKYRRILTPGLNFKIPLIEVIYRRISIQNRSVELEFQAVTQDQANVYFKAMVLYSVINQTEETIKNVAFKFIDERNLMQALIRTIEGTIRSYVATKKQAEILGLRTEIVLEVKKHLDQTLEQWGYHLIDLQLNDITFDKEILTSMAKVVASNNLKAAAENEGQALLITKTKAAEAEGNAIKISASAERDAATMRGQGIALFREEMAKGMANAAKEMSDANLDSSFLLFSMWTEAIKHFAETGKGNVIFLDGSTDGMQKTVQQLMGVMKVSEDVKK, encoded by the coding sequence ATGTACACACCATTTATTTTTATCGCAGCTGGCGTAATTTTACTGCTATCAGGATTTGTAACAGTTAAACAGGGTTATGTTGCTGTAGTTACAGTATTTGGCAAATATCGCCGCATATTGACCCCAGGGTTGAACTTTAAAATTCCCCTAATTGAGGTTATTTACAGAAGAATTTCAATTCAGAACCGCTCAGTGGAACTCGAATTTCAAGCTGTAACACAAGATCAAGCTAATGTGTACTTTAAAGCGATGGTTCTATATAGCGTTATTAACCAAACCGAAGAAACCATCAAAAACGTTGCGTTTAAGTTTATCGATGAAAGAAACTTAATGCAAGCACTTATAAGAACTATTGAGGGAACTATTCGTAGCTATGTTGCAACAAAAAAACAAGCAGAAATTCTAGGTCTTCGTACAGAAATAGTTCTTGAAGTGAAAAAACACCTTGATCAAACTCTTGAGCAATGGGGTTATCATCTAATCGATTTGCAGCTGAATGATATAACCTTCGATAAGGAAATTTTAACTTCAATGGCAAAGGTTGTAGCATCAAACAATCTTAAAGCCGCAGCCGAAAATGAAGGTCAAGCACTGCTTATAACAAAAACCAAAGCAGCTGAAGCTGAAGGAAATGCTATCAAAATCTCTGCTTCTGCCGAGCGTGATGCTGCTACCATGAGAGGTCAAGGTATCGCATTATTCCGTGAAGAAATGGCTAAAGGTATGGCGAATGCTGCAAAAGAAATGAGTGATGCAAACCTTGACTCATCATTTTTACTTTTCTCCATGTGGACAGAGGCTATTAAGCACTTTGCCGAAACAGGAAAAGGGAATGTTATTTTCTTGGATGGTTCAACAGATGGAATGCAAAAAACTGTTCAACAGCTTATGGGTGTTATGAAAGTTAGTGAAGACGTTAAAAAGTAG